The following proteins are encoded in a genomic region of Oncorhynchus keta strain PuntledgeMale-10-30-2019 chromosome 6, Oket_V2, whole genome shotgun sequence:
- the LOC118385693 gene encoding butyrophilin-like protein 3 isoform X1, which translates to MERSQYILVEDVKTCKGMERSQYILVEDVKTCKGMERSQYILVEDVKTCKGMERSQYILVEDVKTCKGMERSQYILVEDVKTCKGKMSRVKNDFKLTTADDSERVGRGHDVTLHCHLSPKTSAVVMTIRWFKGTECIYLYNNGQVTESVGYEGRVSLMTPELEGGNVSLRLRDFRRSDVGRYRCQVVHGEQKEEAAVSLEVASGSRLDFARLYGAAFGQVSEVAQPEPGLKPDSTSLQGPENSCATTLPIQPDRA; encoded by the exons ATGGAGAGATCTCAGTATATTCTAGTGGAGGACGTGAAGACCTGTAAAGGTATGGAGAGATCTCAGTATATTCTAGTGGAGGACGTGAAGACCTGTAAAGGTATGGAGAGATCTCAGTATATTCTAGTGGAGGACGTGAAGACCTGTAAAGGTATGGAGAGATCTCAGTATATTCTAGTGGAGGACGTGAAGACCTGTAAAGGTATGGAGAGATCTCAGTATATTCTAGTGGAGGACGTGAAGACCTGTAAAG GTAAAATGTCCAGAGTAAAGA ATGACTTTAAACTTACCACCGCTGATGACAGCGAGAGGGTTGGTCGTGGTCATGATGTCACCCTCCACTGTCACCTCTCCCCCAAAACCAGTGCGGTTGTCATGACGATCAGGTGGTTTAAGGGGACAGAGTGCATTTACCTGTATAACAATGGCCAGGTGACAGAGAGCGTTGGCTACGAGGGCAGAGTCAGTCTGATGACGCCTGAGCTGGAGGGAGGCAACGTGTCCCTGAGGCTGAGAGACTTCAGGAGGTCAGACGTAGGGCGGTACAGATGTCAGGTCGTCCATGGAGAACAGAAGGAGGAGGCTGCAGTGAGTTTAGAGGTTGCTAGTG GATCACGATTGGACTTTG CTAGGTTATATG GAGCGGCTTTTGGACAGGTCTCtgaagtggcccagccagaacccggacttaaACCCGATTCAACATCTCTGcagggacctgaaaatagctgtgccacgacgctccccatccaacctgacagagcttga
- the LOC118385693 gene encoding butyrophilin-like protein 2 isoform X8 has product MERSQYILVEDVKTCKGKMSRVKNDFKLTTADDSERVGRGHDVTLHCHLSPKTSAVVMTIRWFKGTECIYLYNNGQVTESVGYEGRVSLMTPELEGGNVSLRLRDFRRSDVGRYRCQVVHGEQKEEAAVSLEVASGSRLDFARLYGAAFGQVSEVAQPEPGLKPDSTSLQGPENSCATTLPIQPDRA; this is encoded by the exons ATGGAGAGATCTCAGTATATTCTAGTGGAGGACGTGAAGACCTGTAAAG GTAAAATGTCCAGAGTAAAGA ATGACTTTAAACTTACCACCGCTGATGACAGCGAGAGGGTTGGTCGTGGTCATGATGTCACCCTCCACTGTCACCTCTCCCCCAAAACCAGTGCGGTTGTCATGACGATCAGGTGGTTTAAGGGGACAGAGTGCATTTACCTGTATAACAATGGCCAGGTGACAGAGAGCGTTGGCTACGAGGGCAGAGTCAGTCTGATGACGCCTGAGCTGGAGGGAGGCAACGTGTCCCTGAGGCTGAGAGACTTCAGGAGGTCAGACGTAGGGCGGTACAGATGTCAGGTCGTCCATGGAGAACAGAAGGAGGAGGCTGCAGTGAGTTTAGAGGTTGCTAGTG GATCACGATTGGACTTTG CTAGGTTATATG GAGCGGCTTTTGGACAGGTCTCtgaagtggcccagccagaacccggacttaaACCCGATTCAACATCTCTGcagggacctgaaaatagctgtgccacgacgctccccatccaacctgacagagcttga
- the LOC118385693 gene encoding butyrophilin-like protein 2 isoform X4 produces MERSQYILVEDVKTCKGMERSQYILVEDVKTCKGMERSQYILVEDVKTCKGKMSRVKNDFKLTTADDSERVGRGHDVTLHCHLSPKTSAVVMTIRWFKGTECIYLYNNGQVTESVGYEGRVSLMTPELEGGNVSLRLRDFRRSDVGRYRCQVVHGEQKEEAAVSLEVASGSRLDFARLYGAAFGQVSEVAQPEPGLKPDSTSLQGPENSCATTLPIQPDRA; encoded by the exons ATGGAGAGATCTCAGTATATTCTAGTGGAGGACGTGAAGACCTGTAAAGGTATGGAGAGATCTCAGTATATTCTAGTGGAGGACGTGAAGACCTGTAAAGGTATGGAGAGATCTCAGTATATTCTAGTGGAGGACGTGAAGACCTGTAAAG GTAAAATGTCCAGAGTAAAGA ATGACTTTAAACTTACCACCGCTGATGACAGCGAGAGGGTTGGTCGTGGTCATGATGTCACCCTCCACTGTCACCTCTCCCCCAAAACCAGTGCGGTTGTCATGACGATCAGGTGGTTTAAGGGGACAGAGTGCATTTACCTGTATAACAATGGCCAGGTGACAGAGAGCGTTGGCTACGAGGGCAGAGTCAGTCTGATGACGCCTGAGCTGGAGGGAGGCAACGTGTCCCTGAGGCTGAGAGACTTCAGGAGGTCAGACGTAGGGCGGTACAGATGTCAGGTCGTCCATGGAGAACAGAAGGAGGAGGCTGCAGTGAGTTTAGAGGTTGCTAGTG GATCACGATTGGACTTTG CTAGGTTATATG GAGCGGCTTTTGGACAGGTCTCtgaagtggcccagccagaacccggacttaaACCCGATTCAACATCTCTGcagggacctgaaaatagctgtgccacgacgctccccatccaacctgacagagcttga
- the LOC118385693 gene encoding butyrophilin-like protein 2 isoform X7 — MERSQYILVEDVKTCKGMERSQYILVEDVKTCKGKMSRVKNDFKLTTADDSERVGRGHDVTLHCHLSPKTSAVVMTIRWFKGTECIYLYNNGQVTESVGYEGRVSLMTPELEGGNVSLRLRDFRRSDVGRYRCQVVHGEQKEEAAVSLEVASGSRLDFARLYGAAFGQVSEVAQPEPGLKPDSTSLQGPENSCATTLPIQPDRA, encoded by the exons ATGGAGAGATCTCAGTATATTCTAGTGGAGGACGTGAAGACCTGTAAAGGTATGGAGAGATCTCAGTATATTCTAGTGGAGGACGTGAAGACCTGTAAAG GTAAAATGTCCAGAGTAAAGA ATGACTTTAAACTTACCACCGCTGATGACAGCGAGAGGGTTGGTCGTGGTCATGATGTCACCCTCCACTGTCACCTCTCCCCCAAAACCAGTGCGGTTGTCATGACGATCAGGTGGTTTAAGGGGACAGAGTGCATTTACCTGTATAACAATGGCCAGGTGACAGAGAGCGTTGGCTACGAGGGCAGAGTCAGTCTGATGACGCCTGAGCTGGAGGGAGGCAACGTGTCCCTGAGGCTGAGAGACTTCAGGAGGTCAGACGTAGGGCGGTACAGATGTCAGGTCGTCCATGGAGAACAGAAGGAGGAGGCTGCAGTGAGTTTAGAGGTTGCTAGTG GATCACGATTGGACTTTG CTAGGTTATATG GAGCGGCTTTTGGACAGGTCTCtgaagtggcccagccagaacccggacttaaACCCGATTCAACATCTCTGcagggacctgaaaatagctgtgccacgacgctccccatccaacctgacagagcttga
- the LOC118385693 gene encoding butyrophilin-like protein 2 isoform X2 has translation MERSQYILVEDVKTCKGMERSQYILVEDVKTCKGMERSQYILVEDVKTCKGMERSQYILVEDVKTCKGKMSRVKNDFKLTTADDSERVGRGHDVTLHCHLSPKTSAVVMTIRWFKGTECIYLYNNGQVTESVGYEGRVSLMTPELEGGNVSLRLRDFRRSDVGRYRCQVVHGEQKEEAAVSLEVASGSRLDFARLYGAAFGQVSEVAQPEPGLKPDSTSLQGPENSCATTLPIQPDRA, from the exons ATGGAGAGATCTCAGTATATTCTAGTGGAGGACGTGAAGACCTGTAAAGGTATGGAGAGATCTCAGTATATTCTAGTGGAGGACGTGAAGACCTGTAAAGGTATGGAGAGATCTCAGTATATTCTAGTGGAGGACGTGAAGACCTGTAAAGGTATGGAGAGATCTCAGTATATTCTAGTGGAGGACGTGAAGACCTGTAAAG GTAAAATGTCCAGAGTAAAGA ATGACTTTAAACTTACCACCGCTGATGACAGCGAGAGGGTTGGTCGTGGTCATGATGTCACCCTCCACTGTCACCTCTCCCCCAAAACCAGTGCGGTTGTCATGACGATCAGGTGGTTTAAGGGGACAGAGTGCATTTACCTGTATAACAATGGCCAGGTGACAGAGAGCGTTGGCTACGAGGGCAGAGTCAGTCTGATGACGCCTGAGCTGGAGGGAGGCAACGTGTCCCTGAGGCTGAGAGACTTCAGGAGGTCAGACGTAGGGCGGTACAGATGTCAGGTCGTCCATGGAGAACAGAAGGAGGAGGCTGCAGTGAGTTTAGAGGTTGCTAGTG GATCACGATTGGACTTTG CTAGGTTATATG GAGCGGCTTTTGGACAGGTCTCtgaagtggcccagccagaacccggacttaaACCCGATTCAACATCTCTGcagggacctgaaaatagctgtgccacgacgctccccatccaacctgacagagcttga